Part of the Oreochromis aureus strain Israel breed Guangdong linkage group 20, ZZ_aureus, whole genome shotgun sequence genome, AAATTTCTGCTGCCtgtctgtgttgtgttcagTATATTCATTACCTGTCCCTGTTCTGCAGTACAGCATAATAAGACAGCATGAGGGGCAGGAGCAGGTAGGACAGGATTCTTGCAGGGAGTCCAAACATGTTCAGATAAGTCATCACATTGCCCAGCAACACTGAAAGGCAGACGGGAACAAAGATAGTTTTGCAAAGGCAAAGTGGAACAATATGAATGTTTTGTTTCAATTTTGTTCTACTAAATCATTCATCGTTCTGTTGACATCACATTGATAAACTGACCAATGTCAGATTTCATTTACATTGCTATAAAATTGCTATTTCTCTATTAGTAATATTTGTGCCTGTGAGTGTGTTCAAAACATACCATTTTTCACCGTACCAAAATGGAGAGGAGGATATTGTGCAGCTTCCTGTGTAGTAGAGTTGCTCATCTGAATGCTTCCGTTGTCTATAAAAGATGTCAGTTTGGTGGTCCCGTtttccagcttcttcttctcctcttcatcTTCCATGGTTTCCAGATGAAGCCATGTGATAGTTTGATTAACGCTAAGTGGCCCTTGGGACACTTTTGAACATGAGAGAAAGGAATTAAAGAGAAAGTTAGGTAGATTAAGTTTAGCCAAGAAAaacttttagtttgtttgtttgtttgtttgtttgtttgtttgtttgtttgtttgtttgtttgtttgtttgtttgtttgtttgtttgtttgtttgtttgtttgtttgtttgtttttaactctgACTAGCACCTGACTCACCATTACTCTGAAGGAAATGAACAGCATCTTTGTAGCCACTGTGGAAGGCTTCCTCCATATTCTGGAGGGGGAAAAATGACATAAACATAATTAAATGTGACACAGTGAAATAAAAGATCAAAAATTATgtaatgttttgtaatttaatgtttaatttcctgtggtacatttctaaaaatgttaAACACAAACTGCTACTATTACACAATAATAGATTGAGAATAGAGATGAGGATACAGACAGTATAGGATATGGCGAGATATAGTTTGGGTCTGACCTCCAAAGTCATTGGGTAAAGGGCATTGATGAACCTGAAGCTGTTGTCCAAATTGCCCTTGAAAGTGGCACCATGCGTTACAATGTCCAGCCCACATGGTGCGTCGCCAGGGCAGATGTCACTCTCTCCAGAAAATGGGCATACGGTCAATGTGCGACTGGAGGATCCAGGTGCTATAGGCTGAATGCCGCTTAAGCCACCATCCAAATAGAACTGCAGCAGAGATTAacatttgggatttttatttagaaaacagGCTCACAAGGTGCGTGGAGGGAATTTGTGAGGCCACCAAATACTCACTACTCCTTTGAATGATGGAGGTATCAAACCACAGTAACCAGGCAAAAAACAGCTACAAAGCAGCGCCTGAACACAGCACACAACAGTTTTTAGTCAACATGGTTATAAAGTTTGTTTCTTACCTGATTTCTTATTTCTGAGCTCCAAAACAGTAGAGCAAACTTACCTGTACTACATCTTCTTTGGAGTCAAAGTCAGACATGAGAATTTGCTCGCCATCTGTCAGACGGGTCATGGTGACAGCAAGGCGACCGTTGGCCAGTTGGTGCGCATTAGACGGAAGATGCTTGTTTAAAATACATTCCAGCCAGTGAAAAAAATTGATTGAGGGGTTAAGTGGTCCAAGGGTAAAAGACTTCACTTTCTTGGCAAAATGAATCATCTCATCCCGAATGGTAACTGTAAATTAGAGGATTGGGGGAATAAATGTGTAATAAATACATCCAACAGACGTCACTGCAGAACATAAAGACGAAAGAGTCACTTACTTAGATTCATTTCACAAACCACAGCAGCTGCTACCAGAGATCCAGCCGATGAGCCAAGGACACTAGGTGCGGAGTGTAGTATCCAAGGTGCATAATGTAGGAAGCACTGGGCGACTCCTAACTGGTAGGTGGCCAGGAAGCCTGATCCAGAAAAGGAGATGGATTGAGGACCTTCAGTGTACTGACAACTGGAAACTCCAGGGGTCATTTTCTAAGGTTTTTCAATGATCTGTTTAAATATTGTAAATGGcgaaaaacttttctttttaaaaacaaaaaaaggagaacaaGCTAAGGCGAACTTAGATGAACTATCCACTCAGATCTTGGGAGAGGGTTTCACAGTCAGTGTTTTTAAATCCATCGCAATTAGACATAGCGTGTTGGTCATGCTCATGTGAACAGGGGGTAAAATAAGGATTTCTAATGTTGGGAGGTTGTGTAGCTCCATGGTTGCAATGCATAAACCAAAATACTTTCACATATCATATACtatttgaataaaaaacactttaaacaaGATGAGAGAAGGTGGAAAGTTTTACTGAGTGCACATAAACTGCAAATAAAACGCTTCTGCGATGCATTCTTCTCTTTATCAGTATCATATATAGGAGTGATACTCAATATTTAACTTATAATTACTTGACTGATATTTCAGAGTATAGAAGGTTCTGCACTGGAGACTAATGGGACTGTTAATCTCTAAGACTAAAACACTCATTTTGTCGAGTTGTGATCTTTACTTCAGTCGTGTTAACACTTGGTTGTGAATGTGGTTTCTAAAGTTGGAAACAGTGATTTAGCATGACCCAGGCTCCTGTAGCAATTACTGGCTTCCGCCTGATCTTTACGTCATGCAGTGCTGCCTGTTGGACACAGGAGTCACATGAGATCTCTGACTCCTGACAGATAATGTTACTATTGTCTGCAAGTAGGCTACTCTTGACTttctaaaaattaaattaatttggtGTGCGTGTGTTGTGTACCTCATTAAGCATTATACACCAATAATAAACTAGCTTTTCTAACTTTCTTAACTTTACTTGGTTCCTCTGAGtttacatgcattttttttaagtaaagctGACTTATTTTTGCTGTGTTGGATATTAGAGGAGACACTGAAGGAAAACCATGATGTAACGTAAGCTGCTCTGATATTTTGCTCAAACCATGCCATCTACCTGGACAGTTTCAAATGAACTTAAGCTAAATGAAACAGATTCTTTTATACTATTCGGATAAAATCGACATGTTGAATAAGTAAATTATCGAACTGATTTGCATTCAGGTgggaacaaaaaaaagctgaaatgtcaGTTTACAGTCTATTCCTATTTCTGTGCTGCCATCTGTCTAATCTGTTTAATTAGCATCAAACTGACAGAGTTTAGATGGATATGTAAGATGCCTTTTTAGAAAAGCCTGTGAAACACTCTACACAAGCTTACAAGCTCCAACTGAACAGAGTTATTATACCTAACAGGTCAAAATGTTTTTAGGCCCATAACTGTAAAAATTGCATTGTCAAAGATGGGTGTAGTAAAAGATGAGCATCCGCAGATGACGAGTAAATCAGCCATGGCTCAGCCAGTCTTGTTTAAGGCCTGCCTATCTTTTAACATGTGgtgactttttgtctttttcttaagACTAAAAATATTCAAAAGCCAGCTAAACCACTGTAGAAAATAGGAGTGTTTGAATGATTGAATTGTAAATCCTATTAGATTGACAACAGCACCCCCTGCTGGTAAAATTCAGACCATTCAACTGTCAAGAGTGAATGTTTCAATTGTTTAACAACTATCTATTTTTGTCCTGACGTTTGTCTTGTCATAAGAAGTTAACTTATAATTTTCATCTCAGCAAAACATTTATATGAAAGGATATGTTCTGATACAGTATTTAAATATTGCAATATTCAACATAATTGAATAATCAGCTTTTGAAGCATGCCAAGTTCATGACTCATTTTTTGTGgcttgtctgtttgtttgtttaaaaaaaacacacaattagtattatatttaTACGcgttataaaatatttatttttccaaagcaaGTTCAATGCAAacgtttcacacacacacacaatgaaacaccaAATACTTAACCTACGGGTAGAAAAAGCTGCTTTCCACCactgaaaaataataacaatttgTAAAAATCCCATTCTGAACTACGCTGAAGATTTTAAGGTATTACTTCTGAGTAAGCTGAAATTTTCAGATACCGTACCAAAAAATGGGAGATAATAACCTGACATTTTGACTTATTGATGGCAATTGTTTTCCAGTGGTGGAAATAAGCTTGCATATTAACCagcattcaaaacaaaaacagttatttATCCTCTCTTATGTATCCTTTCTGTTATTAAACTCTTATTAACCTGTTATTGGACTGTCATTTCCAACCCATAGCTGCAAGACCTGTAAAGTTTATAAAAATAAGTCTCATCTGTTACGTGATTATATTGAACAAAGCAGATAATTTTAAGTCTTGAAGATTATTTTGCTGGCTGGATAATTCTGTGATTCATTTCACAGTTTTCCTCACTCTTAATATTAGTGTTTACCCAGATCACAGTTATACACACATTgattcagacaaaaaaaaaaaaaaaaaatctcacagtAAACAACACAACTGTGTTTTTTCAGACTGtacatgcatttttttcctcccctgaAAGCTCAAACCACAAGATAAATATATTACAACCTGCTATTTTATTCGGTAAGAGCCATGTTGCTATACATGATCCACGGTTTTATTCTATCTCACTGGTGCACCAGTCGGAGGAGGCTGTGGAGATGTCCGATCAGGGGAAACCTCAAAATGGTCTTCAGAGAACTCTTGTGTAGGACTGGAGTCTGGGAAGTCGCCATCGTGAGGTGGAGTGTGCTCCAGGGGGCTGGGAGCCTCGACCTGCTGTTTCCTGATATCTTGAGGGAGTTTCAGAAACCTGAATGGAGGCAACGAACAGGCAGGAAGGATGAGTTTGAATGTTATTTAAGAGAAAAATAGAAAGGGGATGACAAAGAAAGGAGTAGAGACCTGAAAAGGAGTTTTtgtcctctttcttttttgataATGTTCAGTTTGTAGTAATGCCGTAAAGCCCGGGACATTTTCTCATAGGTCATATTTTCTCGGTTCTGTAAACAGAGATCATGCATCATTAGTCATGCAAGTCATGCACTACATGATTCACTATTCCCCAATGTTCCctgcttttttctgttttgttttgttttttctctccaccTGTGTAGTCATTTTTCCTGATGGATAAAGCACAGAGAACTGGGAACTCACCTTGTGGTTTCCCCAGAGACGTGCCAATCCATTGGGGTCCACCACCCTGAAAACCAAGCTATCCGGATCTTCCCATCGAATGTATTCTTGGTAACGGTCATCACAAAGCAACTGATACACATAATCCCACAGCAGCCTGCACTCTGGCCATGATTAAAAGAGTAATAACACACATGTTGGCAAAACTTACACTACTGTCATTAAAT contains:
- the LOC116330832 gene encoding patatin-like phospholipase domain-containing protein 2, whose amino-acid sequence is MTPGVSSCQYTEGPQSISFSGSGFLATYQLGVAQCFLHYAPWILHSAPSVLGSSAGSLVAAAVVCEMNLITIRDEMIHFAKKVKSFTLGPLNPSINFFHWLECILNKHLPSNAHQLANGRLAVTMTRLTDGEQILMSDFDSKEDVVQALLCSCFLPGYCGLIPPSFKGVFYLDGGLSGIQPIAPGSSSRTLTVCPFSGESDICPGDAPCGLDIVTHGATFKGNLDNSFRFINALYPMTLENMEEAFHSGYKDAVHFLQSNVSQGPLSVNQTITWLHLETMEDEEEKKKLENGTTKLTSFIDNGSIQMSNSTTQEAAQYPPLHFGTVKNVLLGNVMTYLNMFGLPARILSYLLLPLMLSYYAVLQNRDRLELLFKQMPEFLLLTWHTMRVFAFFFFEGMVSTFKKNINENIMPVIRALWQKDQAQSEASQGRRQPSSCNEFSSHSENASQKSSQVYKKPK